The following DNA comes from Actinomycetota bacterium.
AGCCGCCGACCATGGGCCGGAACGCTCGCAGCTCCGTGAGCCGGGGGTCGAAGTCGGTGACCTGGCGACCTTCCTTCGTGGAGGGGTCCAGCTCGAAGACGAGGTACCCCGCCTCCACGATCTCGTCGAACCGGCGACGTACCTCCTGGACCTCGTCGTCGACGTCCGGCCGCCAGCTCAGGGTGGTGTCTCCGTCAGGGCCGAGGATCCTGAGGTTGCCCAACGCTCTCACCCCTTTCACGCGTCGTCGCGTACGTCCATTGTGCCACCGGAGTCACGCGGCGATCGAGGTGTACCACCGACACGGCCGACTTGCCCGTGCGGCGCGCGATCCGGAACGATATGGCCCCGTACGGCAACCGAGCGCGGAGGCGAGATGGCGAAGTTCCTTAGCGAGGAGTGGGGAGACCAGGTCCGGGACGCCCTGAACGACGACGAGACCGCCCGCAACGCTGCGAAGGGCGTACAGCTCACGATGCAGCAGGTGGTGAACAACGTCCCGGGCGAGGGAGAGATCAGGTACTGGACGAAGATCGACGACGGCAGCTTCGAGGGCGGTCGGGGCGAGAACCCCGAGGCGGACGTGACGATCATCCAGGAGTACGAGA
Coding sequences within:
- a CDS encoding SCP2 sterol-binding domain-containing protein encodes the protein MAKFLSEEWGDQVRDALNDDETARNAAKGVQLTMQQVVNNVPGEGEIRYWTKIDDGSFEGGRGENPEADVTIIQEYETAAAMNRGELNAQAAFMQGKIKVQGNMGKLLQHQGTLQALSQALGQVPAEYD